The genome window GAGCGCGTGCGCTTTTATCGCGCATCCGGTGGTGTTTCCGTGTGGATACCCGATGAGACTGAGGCTATCTCCTTTGGCGAGGACAATGCTGAAGAAGTTGATGCAAACGCAGATGCCGCGAAGGAACGAGAGCACCCAACTCTTGCTGCTGATGTCCAGAATCGTCGTGATTACGATGTCGAACACTATCTGCGCGTGCTGGTGACTTCCTATGCCTCGCGCCTGAAGAAAGCCTATACTGCCGGGGATTTTGCGCAGCTTTTCCGCACCGACGAACAACCTGGCCTGTTTGATCTCCCGATAGAGAGTATTTCGCCTATCTGGATTCGGTGCCAGAAAGCGTAACATCTAAAATATCCCGATTTTTGCGAGGGCTAGAACTTGATCTCACTCCAATGAATCTCTCTCGTCCATTTGATGAATGAATGCCTCGACCTGATCAGCTTGAAACGTTGCGATCCGATCTGGGCTGAGACCATCTAATTCCGGAGTTGAAAGACCTGCGAGCTGATCGGCAATGGCGCGCCCGACAGCGGGAGCAAGCGCGAATCCATGCCCGGAAAAACCTAGAGCTAAGGTGAGACCATCTATTCCTGGCATGGGGCCGAGAAACGGAATGCCATCGATGCTTTGCGCTTCCAGGCCGCACCAGGCGTTGGCAATCTGCTGGCGGCCTACTTCTGGCAGTAGCTCGCAGGCGGTTTTCCAGTTGCCCTCGATACTGGCAGGACGTAGCTGGTAATCGGTGCGGTTGGCAATGGGTTCGCCGAGCCACCCTCCTCCCAGGAAAAATGCGCCATCGAAAAGTTGTTTAAGGGAGAGAGAACGATTGACGGCGCTCAACACGGGCTGCACGGTAATTGCGTCCGCGGGAGTCGAAAGCACCATCTGCAATGCGCGAGTGCGAATGGGCAGCCGGATACGGGTAGCCGCGGCGATTTCATCACTCCACGTTCCTGCAGCAAGCACGATCTGTCCGGCCTGTACCTCACCTCGCGTGGTCAAGGCTCCGGTGACCTTTTCGCCTTGCGTCAGTAGGCCGAAACAAGGTGTTTCTTCCCAGCAGGTTGCTCCAAGCCGCATCGCTGCTGTGGCAAATGCCTGTGTAGTGCGGGGTGGGTCTGCCTGTCCGTCGGCGGGGCTAAAACTGCCGGCAGTGACTCCTGCGTGCAGCCCTGGCACGAGATCATGCACCTGCTGGCGGTCGAGCAGTTGTACGTCGCTGAAGCCGATTTCGTGCTGGTGGCGAACGAAATGAACGAGCTGATCGGCTTCGGTGTCGCTTTCGGCCAGCAAGAGGTTTCCTCCCTGGCGATAGCGCAAGTCCGCATCGAGTTCCTGTTCAAGCGTAGGCCAGCGGGCGATTGCTTCAATTGCGAGCCGCGCTTCCGCAATGTGCCTTCCCTGCCTTCGTACACCTCCGGCGCTGGCCCAGGAAGCTGCCGGTCTGCTGGCGACCCGCGAGCGTTCGACAACAAGTACCTGGCGTCCCTGTCGCGCCAGGTGATAGGCGATGGAACTGCCGATGACGCCGCCACCGATAACGAGAATCTCTACTGTTGTCGTTCCCAAATATGATTCCTTTCATACTGCTGTGGTTCTACATGATCTCAGGCCGCTTCCGAATGCCCCTATTGTTACAACTGTTGCTAGAGCCATTGCTGCTATCATAGCAATGGCCCACGCCGTCTGTCCATAACCCAGACCTGACCCGCTTGCCGCGAACTGCGGCGCCAGTATCCATAAGCTGATGAGCCAGGTAGTCGCGGCCACTGTTCCGACACCCATTACGATAGTCAGTACGCCAATGGGTATGAGCGAAAAGCGGAGTTGCTGTTCGCTGAACTCACTGCGCAGCACAGCTAGAGAAAGTGAAGCGGTGAATACCAGGATTACGAAGACAATAACTGTTATCGCCAGGATAATAGCGACAAAGCTGAGGGCTACCAACAATGCAGGTTGTCCTGAAATGCATCCATTAGTGGAAGTGCATGCAGGAGGGCCGAAAAGGTATTGCGTTCCCAGAAGATAAACAAGGAAACAAATAGTGATAGCCAATGCGACCTCTAATAGTAATAAAGCCCTTTTCCGGCCTATCACAAACAGTCCCAGCACGTTGCGCAATCCACCAGGAAGAGCATGTCTCACGGCTGCGAATAAGATCGGCAATCCACCGATCAGAATCGCCAGCAGCGCGATATCCCCACTGTATGCCAGGATACTGTGAGCGATGCCTATTTGCGGATAGATACGCCCAAGGGCATCGAACGGAGCGCTGGGATCGGCAGTATGCCCCAGAGCGGTGTAGGCCAGCATGAAAAGCACAAAAGCCGAGAAAGCCACGATCATCGAGCGGCGCATGGTCGGAAGCATTGGCCGATTCCTCCCGAAGATTTCGTTCAGATGTTCGGCAAATATGCCCGACACTGTTTCTCCAAATAACAATGGCCAGAGTGCGAGGACGCCGGCGACGCCATCTGCCCGGCAGGTATCAGCGCAAACCCTATGAAAATCTTGTATCGCCGGTTGCATATAATCACGGCGGAACGTGCCGGGCGCCAGCTTCAGCAAGCAGCGGTAGAGAAACAGGGAGAGTGCAATAATCCGGGGCCTGGATGATTTTCCTGTTGACATACTCATGCTCCTTGCTCTGGCGATGCGGCGGTCATATTTCTCAGCAATGTTTTGCTATGTGCGATAGCAAGGGATTGCTCCAGGCGCTGCATCTCTGCCACCGTCGCGCGCCTGCCCAGGTCGGTAAGACGGTAATAGCGGCGGCGCTCGTCGTCTAGAGTTGGATCGGGCCGCTCATCCGACTCGACAATCAGGCCAACTTCTAGCATGTGCTTGATCGATCGATAGAGTGTCGTTGGCCCAATCCGTAGTTTTCCGTGTGTCTGGGCGGCAATTTCTTGCATGATGCTGTAGCCATGCCGCTCGCCATCGGCCAGGGCCAGCAGGATATGGAAGACTGCTGGAGTCAGCGGGAGCATTTTTTCAGGATCAGATGTTGCTGGTCGCATTGTTTTCTCTTTTCAAGATGAATATATTCAACCTGGGTATACTCTCCTTGAATATATTACCTTACAAGATAAGAGATGTCAAGCCCTGCGCCTCTTTTTAGCCGTTGCTTTTACCTGCTGGAATGCCATGTATGGCCCACTATGATTCTTTGGCATGTGCCCGTATAGATGGGTGCCGTCCTGCTCATAGCTCTCGAACTCAATCGTGCCGAATTGGTGAAATTGTGCTACAAGGTCGCCACGGTTGTATGGGATAAGCACGTCGAGGGCAACGAATTGCGCAATCAAATTGTCGCTGATAGCGTGTAGTAGTTCATCGATGCCCGTTCCAGCGAGTGCGGATACCTGCACCGAGGGCAAGTTTGCGGCCATGCCTGCGAGTTTTATCCTGTCGTCACTGGGCAGCAAATCCGCTTTATTCAGCGCGATGATAATGGGGCAGCTTGCCGCTCCGATCTCCTCGAGGACGTGTTCGACCGCCTCTACCTGCCGCTGCATGGAAGGGCTTGAGGCATCCACCACATGCACGAGCAGGTCGGATTCGGCCACTTCCTCCAGCGTAGCGCGAAATGCTGCTACGAGCGTCGTTGGCAGGCGCTGCACGAAGCCCACCGTATCGGTCAGCAAAATCTCCTGGCCTCCATTGAGACGGACACGACGCGTCATAGGATCAAGTGTAGCGAAGAGTTTGTCTTCTGCCAGGCCATGCGCGCCCGCGAGGCGGTTGAGCAGCGTGGATTTGCCCGCGTTGGTGTAGCCGACGAGCGCTACGACGGGTGCCCCGGTATTCTTACGTTTAGCGCGGTGCAATTGGCGATGGGTGCGCACGTGTTCGAGTTCTTCCTCGATATGGGATTTTTGTCGCCGCAGCAAGCGCCGGTCGATTTCGATCTGTTTTTCACCCTCGCCGCGCTGCTGCACGCTGCCTTTCTGGCGCGAGAGGTGCGACCATTGGCGGGCAAGCCGTGGCAGGTCGTATTCGATCTGGGCGAGTTCGACCTGCAGCCGTCCTTCGCGTGTGCGGGCGCGCTGACCAAAAATGATCAGGATGAGTGCCGTGCGGTCAATTACCTGCGTTTCCAGTTCTCGCTCCAGGTTGCGATGCTGCCCGGGCGTCAATTCCAGGTCAAAGATAACCGCATCGCAGTTGTGATAGCGGACCAGGTCGGCTATTTCCTGCACTTTGCCGCTGCCGAGCAGAGTACCGGGATGTGGGCGATCCAGGCGCTGCATGACGCGCTCAACGCATGTAACGCCGGCAGTTGTTGCCAGTTGCTCCAATTCGTCAAGCGATTCCTCAACCGACCAGTCCGCGCCCGGCATGTCTACGCCTACGAGAATAGCCCGTTCAGGCGCGGCTGAGAGCAGGCCGCTCAATGGTTTATCTGTATTAGTATTGACGATATTTTGTTCTGCCATAGAAAATTCCTTCCTTATGAGGATAGATGGAAAGCGAAATTTGTTTGAGGGAAAGCACCTGGAGCGGCATCGGTGAAAGGACTTGCTTGAATGGTCTGGGTATGGAGTTTCAATGCTGTGTCTTGCAGGGTATTATCTCAAGTGTAGACCTGGAGCCTGCGACTCTCATTTGCCATAGCAAAAAAACCTTCATCTTCAAACAATACCAGTGCGAAAAGCAATACATAAAATACCACTTTGGCGGTATCTTGCTGTAATCAGGTGCATTCCACAATATTGGTATGTGATTAGATGAAGGTTATCACTTTTGTCTCCTAAGAGTTTGATTGATACAAGGGTACATGAGTGTTGCTGAAAAGTCAAGAGCAGATCAAGCCTGTTTCAGCAACTCATCATGTTCGCTCGTATAAGGAATTATGCGTCCTTCGGGCATCAGCAGCAAGGTATCAGGCTGCAGGTAGCGTACAAATTCGACATCGTGCGTGACGGCGATGATGGTGCCGTTGTAGTTGCCAAGCGCCTCGCCGATGATGTTGCGCGAAAGTACATCCAGGTGCGTTGTTGGCTCGTCGAGGACGAGTAAGTTCGGGCCATCGAGAACCATCTTAGCAAGCGCCAGGCGTGTCTTTTCGCCGCCACTCAGCGTGCCAATCTGCTGGAATACGCGGTCGCCGCTGAACATGAAACGGCCCAGTACTCCACGCACCCGTTTGCTATCATCGGGGAGTATGGCTCTGGCCTCGTTCAGCACAGTGTTGGTGTAATCGAGGCCCTCGTTCTCCTGAGCATAATAGCCGGTGCGCACGCGATCACCGATGGTTACAGTGCCGGCATTGAGCGCAGTCATGCCCAGCAGGGTGCGCAGCAGAGTCGTTTTGCCGGCGCCGTTCAGGCCGATCACGACCAGGCGCTGCCCGCGTTCGATCTGGAAGCTGATGTTACGGAAGATCTGCTTCGTCCCATAGCTCTTGGTAAGCTTTTTGGCTTGCAGGACTATCTGCCCGCTCGGCTGGCGCATGGGAAAATCGATCTTCATGCGGCGACTGGTCTGAGGCAACACAGGCTTGCTTGCCTCAAGCGTGGCGATTCGCTTATCGACGGCGATACGCTGGCTTACGCGTGTTGCGCCATAGCTGCGAAGTTTCTGCGAAGTCTTGCGCAGGCGCGCTATTTCACGCTCCTGCTGTGCCCTCGTGCGTTCCATCAAGGCGAGCGCATCTCCGGTTTGCTTGAGATAGCTGGAGTAGGTGCCGCGATATTCTTCGAGTTTGTGTGTGAACTCGTTAAGACGCAGGATCTTATTGATACTATGATCAAGCAAATCCAGGTCATGCGAGATGATCAGAATCGCGCCCCGGTAGCTTTCCAGAAACTCCATCAACCATGCCGTGGCCTGCACGTCGAGAAAGTTCGTCGGCTCATCTAGCAGCAGGAGGTCGGGAGCCTGGAAGAGTAATCGCGCCAGCGTAAGCTTCGTCTTCTGCCCACCACTGAGCGTGGATACCAGACGATCCAGTGTAACGCCGCCGAGATTCAATCCGGCAACCAGCTGCTCTGCACGGGCATCGGCATTATAATAGCCCAGCCGCTCAAGCGAACTCTGTGCCTGCTCAAAGCGCTTCAAGAGCAGGGATATATCTCCATTACCTGACTCTGAAAGCCGATTTGATGCCTCTTCGTAGGAACGAATGGCCGCATCAAGACCGGTACTTTCGAAGATGTAATCGCGCACGGTGATACCGTCGGCGACGGATGTTTCATGGGCCACATCCTGTGACAGGTAGCCATGACTGCGCGGCAACATCACATGTCCGCTGTCGGGCTCTTGTAGTCCCGCGATGATTTTGAGTAGCGAGCTTTTGCCCGCGCCGTTCACGCCGATTAAGCCTGCTTTTTCCCCTGGCGCTACAGTAAATGAAACATCG of Ktedonobacteraceae bacterium contains these proteins:
- a CDS encoding PadR family transcriptional regulator; translation: MRPATSDPEKMLPLTPAVFHILLALADGERHGYSIMQEIAAQTHGKLRIGPTTLYRSIKHMLEVGLIVESDERPDPTLDDERRRYYRLTDLGRRATVAEMQRLEQSLAIAHSKTLLRNMTAASPEQGA
- a CDS encoding ABC-F family ATP-binding cassette domain-containing protein, giving the protein MLQVNHIHLSYGPHLVLDDVSFTVAPGEKAGLIGVNGAGKSSLLKIIAGLQEPDSGHVMLPRSHGYLSQDVAHETSVADGITVRDYIFESTGLDAAIRSYEEASNRLSESGNGDISLLLKRFEQAQSSLERLGYYNADARAEQLVAGLNLGGVTLDRLVSTLSGGQKTKLTLARLLFQAPDLLLLDEPTNFLDVQATAWLMEFLESYRGAILIISHDLDLLDHSINKILRLNEFTHKLEEYRGTYSSYLKQTGDALALMERTRAQQEREIARLRKTSQKLRSYGATRVSQRIAVDKRIATLEASKPVLPQTSRRMKIDFPMRQPSGQIVLQAKKLTKSYGTKQIFRNISFQIERGQRLVVIGLNGAGKTTLLRTLLGMTALNAGTVTIGDRVRTGYYAQENEGLDYTNTVLNEARAILPDDSKRVRGVLGRFMFSGDRVFQQIGTLSGGEKTRLALAKMVLDGPNLLVLDEPTTHLDVLSRNIIGEALGNYNGTIIAVTHDVEFVRYLQPDTLLLMPEGRIIPYTSEHDELLKQA
- a CDS encoding FAD-dependent oxidoreductase, whose product is MGTTTVEILVIGGGVIGSSIAYHLARQGRQVLVVERSRVASRPAASWASAGGVRRQGRHIAEARLAIEAIARWPTLEQELDADLRYRQGGNLLLAESDTEADQLVHFVRHQHEIGFSDVQLLDRQQVHDLVPGLHAGVTAGSFSPADGQADPPRTTQAFATAAMRLGATCWEETPCFGLLTQGEKVTGALTTRGEVQAGQIVLAAGTWSDEIAAATRIRLPIRTRALQMVLSTPADAITVQPVLSAVNRSLSLKQLFDGAFFLGGGWLGEPIANRTDYQLRPASIEGNWKTACELLPEVGRQQIANAWCGLEAQSIDGIPFLGPMPGIDGLTLALGFSGHGFALAPAVGRAIADQLAGLSTPELDGLSPDRIATFQADQVEAFIHQMDERDSLE
- the hflX gene encoding GTPase HflX, whose protein sequence is MAEQNIVNTNTDKPLSGLLSAAPERAILVGVDMPGADWSVEESLDELEQLATTAGVTCVERVMQRLDRPHPGTLLGSGKVQEIADLVRYHNCDAVIFDLELTPGQHRNLERELETQVIDRTALILIIFGQRARTREGRLQVELAQIEYDLPRLARQWSHLSRQKGSVQQRGEGEKQIEIDRRLLRRQKSHIEEELEHVRTHRQLHRAKRKNTGAPVVALVGYTNAGKSTLLNRLAGAHGLAEDKLFATLDPMTRRVRLNGGQEILLTDTVGFVQRLPTTLVAAFRATLEEVAESDLLVHVVDASSPSMQRQVEAVEHVLEEIGAASCPIIIALNKADLLPSDDRIKLAGMAANLPSVQVSALAGTGIDELLHAISDNLIAQFVALDVLIPYNRGDLVAQFHQFGTIEFESYEQDGTHLYGHMPKNHSGPYMAFQQVKATAKKRRRA